One Endozoicomonas gorgoniicola DNA window includes the following coding sequences:
- a CDS encoding oxidative damage protection protein: MGRTVQCVKLKKEAEGLAVPPLPGPKGQWVYENVSEQAWTEWQIHQTRLINEKHLNLLEPEARQYLTEQMDKYFAGEEVDAAEGFVPEDN, encoded by the coding sequence ATGGGTCGTACTGTTCAATGTGTAAAGCTGAAAAAAGAAGCTGAAGGTCTTGCTGTTCCACCTCTGCCAGGACCCAAGGGACAATGGGTTTACGAAAATGTTTCCGAACAGGCATGGACAGAATGGCAGATTCACCAAACCCGCCTGATCAACGAAAAACACCTGAATCTGCTGGAGCCAGAAGCCCGTCAATACCTGACCGAACAGATGGACAAATATTTTGCCGGTGAAGAGGTGGATGCTGCTGAAGGGTTTGTTCCTGAAGACAATTGA
- a CDS encoding protein adenylyltransferase SelO — MTNLNQLKFRNSFSQLPEAFYTRQSANPLTNPRLVCISQPAADLIELDTSCTSLNQLCEITSGNDTCPSFAPLAMVYSGHQFGAYNPQLGDGRGLLLGEVQTTHQGKWDLYLKGSGTTPYSRFGDGRAVLRSCIREFLCSEAMHHLGIPTTRALCVTTSDTPVYRETEEKGSTLLRLARTHIRFGHFEYFYYTRQHDLLKALADYTIGQYFPQLVNDSDKYLLLFQEVISKTALMVAHWQAAGFAHGVMNTDNMSILGETFDYGPFGFQDDFDWNYICNHSDYYGRYAFSQQPDISYWNCGRLAQALLPLIADTESLQTIIDQYPQLYSGHYTELMTRKLGLTLVEDEDPELIKSLLQLLQDEHCDYTLFFRALCAFSPDAPLPDYLQTLQQPPLLRWLNTYTERLKRNLMDNRTRSQVMKQVNPKFILRNYLAQQTIEQAEQGNYKPIEELLSVLESPYGEHPEYEHFAAAPPDWGKKLEISCSS, encoded by the coding sequence ATGACAAATCTGAACCAGCTAAAATTCAGAAACAGTTTTTCGCAACTGCCTGAAGCGTTTTATACACGACAGAGTGCTAACCCCTTAACAAACCCCCGGCTGGTCTGTATCAGCCAGCCAGCAGCTGACCTGATAGAACTTGACACAAGCTGTACCAGCCTTAATCAGCTGTGTGAAATCACCTCCGGCAACGACACCTGTCCGTCATTTGCGCCCCTGGCAATGGTTTATTCCGGTCATCAGTTCGGTGCCTACAACCCACAACTGGGTGACGGCAGAGGCTTGCTGCTTGGAGAGGTTCAGACAACCCATCAGGGAAAATGGGACCTGTATCTGAAAGGTTCCGGCACCACACCTTACTCACGCTTTGGCGATGGCAGGGCGGTACTGCGTTCCTGCATCCGTGAGTTTTTATGCTCTGAAGCCATGCACCACCTGGGCATACCCACCACCAGAGCCTTATGCGTGACCACCAGCGATACCCCTGTTTACCGGGAAACAGAAGAAAAAGGTTCAACCCTTTTGCGGTTAGCCAGAACCCATATCCGCTTTGGACACTTTGAATATTTTTATTACACCAGACAGCACGATCTGCTGAAGGCACTTGCCGATTACACCATCGGGCAATACTTCCCGCAGCTGGTTAATGACAGCGACAAATACCTTCTGTTGTTTCAGGAAGTCATTTCGAAAACCGCCCTGATGGTTGCCCACTGGCAGGCAGCCGGGTTTGCCCACGGCGTCATGAACACCGATAACATGAGCATTCTGGGTGAAACCTTTGACTATGGCCCGTTTGGTTTTCAGGACGATTTTGACTGGAACTATATCTGCAACCATTCCGACTACTATGGTCGTTACGCCTTCAGCCAGCAACCGGATATCAGCTACTGGAACTGCGGCCGGCTGGCCCAGGCTTTGTTGCCACTCATTGCCGATACCGAATCTCTGCAAACCATTATCGACCAATACCCACAGCTCTACTCCGGTCATTACACCGAACTGATGACCAGAAAACTTGGTTTAACGCTGGTTGAAGACGAAGACCCGGAGCTGATCAAAAGCCTTCTGCAACTGCTGCAGGACGAACACTGTGATTACACCCTGTTTTTCAGAGCTTTGTGTGCTTTTTCTCCTGACGCCCCACTTCCTGATTACCTTCAGACTTTACAACAGCCCCCCCTGCTGCGCTGGCTGAACACCTACACCGAACGTCTGAAACGTAACCTGATGGATAACCGCACCCGCAGTCAGGTAATGAAGCAGGTGAACCCCAAATTTATTCTCAGAAACTACCTGGCGCAGCAAACCATCGAGCAGGCGGAACAGGGCAACTACAAGCCCATAGAAGAATTATTGAGTGTCCTCGAATCCCCTTATGGAGAGCATCCGGAATATGAACACTTTGCCGCTGCTCCACCCGACTGGGGCAAAAAACTGGAAATCAGCTGCTCATCCTGA
- a CDS encoding serpin family protein, whose protein sequence is MKPKNKTVFQVLFSGTFPVKVTTFLLGLLFFQANVYSIDTISLIEPGFNTILRCATCDLTNFISREQSVELQGQETFYCPICGNGALYFLSYTSAESVTTETERQAITSETAVETQAMAPAETDILTFTFPIRGQLSNTAPWAGNQIFSPIVALNGLELLGGMDQETIEEYSSLELPNRSNIADMTRESAGFTVSHRDADHLNTEPDSEVPEQIPNFLRESFPNTASPVISDDDILHTATPGLHSVITFDAQWAFPNIHISRSTFGDTENVRFMEGRGVPVQYSRQAENPNNTSVPERSWQMVAFPHNQGSELRVVAILPPYRTGVSALNAEIVRNLLDSLEETRMTVAMPSFQVSSSGILPLTESFPGELFNSGQATSTAGEATAGPVAVSQSIVLRVQEEASLASAQTRQPSYSREQKIRFNRGFVLLIIDTKGMVHAFAEITDSSVMEVLQQ, encoded by the coding sequence ATGAAACCGAAGAATAAGACAGTCTTTCAGGTATTATTTTCCGGAACTTTCCCGGTTAAAGTCACAACTTTTTTATTGGGGTTACTTTTTTTTCAAGCGAATGTTTATTCCATTGATACCATTAGCTTGATTGAACCTGGCTTCAATACCATTCTCCGATGCGCCACGTGCGATCTAACTAATTTTATTTCCAGAGAACAGAGTGTTGAACTGCAAGGGCAAGAGACCTTCTACTGCCCAATCTGTGGAAACGGTGCGTTATACTTCCTTTCTTATACCTCAGCCGAATCAGTTACAACAGAGACAGAAAGGCAGGCAATAACCAGTGAGACAGCCGTGGAAACACAGGCAATGGCACCAGCAGAAACAGATATCCTGACCTTTACTTTCCCCATCAGAGGCCAGCTCTCAAATACAGCCCCTTGGGCAGGTAACCAGATATTTTCCCCTATAGTAGCTCTTAATGGTTTGGAGTTATTGGGGGGCATGGATCAAGAAACAATAGAAGAATACTCTAGTTTAGAGCTTCCAAACCGTAGCAATATTGCTGATATGACAAGAGAAAGTGCGGGATTCACTGTTAGTCATCGCGATGCGGATCATCTGAATACCGAACCTGACTCAGAAGTACCAGAACAGATACCAAATTTTCTCAGGGAAAGTTTTCCGAATACAGCCTCCCCTGTCATTTCTGATGACGACATTCTGCATACAGCTACGCCCGGTTTGCATAGTGTTATTACGTTTGATGCTCAATGGGCATTCCCAAATATACATATCTCAAGAAGCACTTTCGGCGATACTGAAAACGTGAGATTTATGGAGGGCAGAGGCGTACCGGTACAATACAGTCGTCAGGCAGAAAACCCTAACAATACAAGTGTTCCTGAGCGCTCATGGCAAATGGTGGCCTTTCCTCACAATCAAGGATCAGAGCTCAGAGTAGTAGCCATTCTGCCTCCCTACAGAACAGGTGTGAGTGCACTGAATGCAGAAATAGTGAGAAACTTGCTGGATTCGCTGGAAGAGACCAGAATGACTGTAGCCATGCCTTCGTTTCAGGTAAGCTCCAGCGGCATTCTTCCCTTGACAGAGAGCTTCCCCGGAGAGCTTTTCAACAGCGGTCAGGCAACTTCCACAGCCGGGGAAGCAACCGCTGGGCCGGTTGCTGTATCACAGAGCATTGTGCTGCGAGTCCAGGAAGAAGCTTCTCTTGCCTCTGCCCAAACCAGACAACCGTCCTACTCAAGAGAACAAAAAATACGCTTTAACAGAGGGTTTGTTTTATTGATCATTGATACAAAAGGAATGGTTCATGCGTTCGCCGAGATAACCGATTCATCTGTAATGGAGGTACTTCAGCAGTAA